Proteins from one Pagrus major chromosome 1, Pma_NU_1.0 genomic window:
- the LOC140993543 gene encoding aspartate aminotransferase, cytoplasmic-like: MSIFSDVPQAPPVAVFKLTADFREDGHPQKVNLGVGAYRTDDCLPWVLPVVKKVERLIVEDDSLNHEYLPILGLPEFRSASSKVALGDDSAAIQENRVGGVQALGGTGALRIGAEFLRRWYNGVNNTATPVYVSAPTWENHNSVFADAGFKDIRPYHYWDAAKRGLDLTGLLDDLEKAPEHSIFVLHACAHNPTGTDPNQEEWKKIAEIMKRRNLFVFFDSAYQGFASGSLDKDAWAIRYFVSEGFELFVAQSFSKNFGLYNERVGNLTIVAQDNENLTRILSQMEKIVRTTWSNPPSQGARIVSKTLNCPELFAEWKGNVKTMADRVLLMRDQLKAKLQGLGTPGTWDHITQQIGMFSFTGLNPKQVEYMIKERHVYLMASGRINMCGLTSKNIDYVAQSIHETVTKVQ, from the exons ATGTCCATATTCAGCGATGTCCCGCAGGCCCCTCCGGTGGCGGTCTTCAAGCTGACCGCCGACTTCAGAGAGGACGGACACCCGCAGAAGGTGAATCTGGGAGTTGGAG CTTACCGTACCGATGACTGCCTGCCCTGGGTGCTGCCGGTGGTGAAGAAGGTGGAGCGGCTGATCGTGGAGGACGACAGCCTGAACCACGAGTACCTGCCAATCCTCGGGCTGCCGGAGTTCCGCTCCGCCTCCTCCAAGGTCGCCCTGGGAGACGACAGCGCCGCCATCCAGGAGAACagg GTGGGAGGGGTCCAGGCTCTGGGGGGGACAGGTGCGTTGAGGATCGGTGCAGAGTTCCTGAGACGCTGGTACAACGGCGTCAACAACACAGCCACGCCCGTCTACGTCTCAGCTCCCACCTGGG AGAACCACAACAGTGTGTTTGCTGATGCTGGCTTCAAAGACATCCGGCCCTACCACTACTGGGATGCTGCTAAACGGGGCCTGGACCTCACCGGGCTCTTGGACGACCTGGAG AAAGCTCCAGAGCACTCCATCTTCGTCCTCCACGCCTGCGCACACAACCCCACCGGCACCGACCCGAACCAGGAGGAGTGGAAGAAGATCGCAGAGATCATGAAG AGGAGGAACTTGTTTGTGTTCTTTGACTCGGCCTACCAGGGGTTCGCCTCTGGCAGTCTGGATAAAGACGCCTGGGCCATCCGCTACTTTGTCTCCGAGGGCTTTGAGCTGTTTGTGGCTCAGTCCTTCTCCAAAAACTTTGGCCTCTACA ATGAGAGGGTTGGCAACCTGACCATTGTTGCCCAGGACAACGAGAACCTGACCCGCATCCTGTCCCAGATGGAGAAGATTGTCAGGACTACTTGGTCCAACCCGCCGTCTCAGGGAGCGCGCATCGTCAGCAAGACCCTCAACTGCCCCGAGCTCTTTGCCGAATG gAAGGGTAACGTGAAGACCATGGCAGACCGTGTCCTGCTGATGAGGGATCAGCTGAAGGCCAAGCTGCAGGGTCTGGGCACCCCGGGGACCTGGGACCACATCACCCAGCAAATCGGCATGTTCAGCTTCACCGGCCTGAACC CCAAACAGGTGGAGTACATGATCAAAGAGAGGCACGTGTACCTGATGGCCAGCGGTCGCATCAACATGTGCGGTCTGACCTCCAAGAACATCGACTACGTCGCTCAGTCCATCCACGAGACCGTCACCAAGGTCCAGTAA